The nucleotide sequence CCGCAGAGAATGAAGAGAAAGATATACAGAAAAGTCTAGGAATGTATTCATTTAATTTTCTAAATAACGCCAATGGTACAAAACTCTCAGCGAGGGAAGAGCTTTTTGAACTTATTATAACTATTTGCTGCTGTTTTATGATTTTTTTCCGTCTAGAAATAAACCGCTGCTTTTCAGAAAGGAAAGGAAAGACTATAAGATATTGTATCATGATTATGATACATGCTTAGTGATCCAAGTAAAACAGCCTGACTCTCGTAAGTTTAGTACTACATTCATGTCTAAAGATGTGACTAAGTAGACCAAAAACCATATTGTACTAACTGAAATTGATAGGACACTGCAATATTGGGGCATGATTGGTCTGCTACCAAAAATTGGCTAGCCGGTGTTTTGGCATCAAACCAAGCATGCCCAGAGCATCTTAAGACGAAAAATAAAGGCTAGAAAGATGATTAGCCTTTGAATCAATTAACCATAACCTTTTATGGTCGATGCAGTTACGAAAGGTTGACTTATGAGTTATGAACAAAGACAGGCAGCTCGCGACAGTAGCAGAGAGCCAGTGAAAAGGGGCTACCTGATACAATATGTGAAGCCAATTACCATCTCTTGGGCCAGAGCAGTGTCTCAGTATCACTCCGCACTTCCCAAACTCTCGCAGAACAAGGTTGGTCTCCCTCGCGGTGAATCTGCAAACGAAGCGAAAAATTACATACCACTATCAAACTTTCATGGCTGTTTAGTTCATCTCGTGAAGCGTCACACACCCTCCACTTACCCGAACACGGTGACCCACTCCTCCCCGTCGGCCCCCGTGACGCTCGCTGATGGAGCCGTCCTGGGCGGCGCAGGCAACGGGATCACCGGCGATCGCACCTCCTCGTTCGCCGCACGAGTaggaggcggcgatggcggggGCAGCGCGAGGACCTCTTTACGGGCCGGCTCCACGAGCCAGTCACCCAGCGAGCACGGACCGGGGGGGATGCCGCGGGACCGGTCCCATGAGGGCgggcggctggcggaggaagcgcGCGTGGGTGGGGATGGGGATGGAGCGACGGGGAGGAGGTTGGAGGCGGATCGATCAGGGGAGAAATCCTGTGCGTATAGGCGGTCGTCGAGGGTGaaaaggggcggcggcggcgtggatgaGGGGTCGAGGGACCCGGAGGTCCGGTGGGAAGGGATGGCACGGGCGAGGTCGCGGAAGAAGGGGGACTGCCTCCCGCCGGTGGTGGGTGTGCGGCGGGGCGGGGACGGCGAGGGGGAGGCCATGGTAGGCGGTATGACGGTCGGTCAGAGCGCGACGAGACAGGGTTTTATGTTTGGGTTTTGATTTGAGGGGTCCGTAATTGAATATTCTCCGGTTCAGACCTGGCCAGATGGGCCGGCAGGGCCTGGCCTAAACGGGGCAGGCCTAATACACACGTGCCGTGTCAGGGCACAACAAGGAAATAGGACGGCCCATCGGCATGTTTACGAGACCTCCTCGACAGCGCCTTAAGCGCCACTTGGAGCAAGCGGCGCCCACGCAGGcgccttcatgggccggcccataatAAGATCGCTCCCTCGCTTCGTTTCCTTTTAGCTTCTGTTCGTTCGCTCGATCAACTCAGCTCGGtttttttttctttattgttttgtTGGTTCAGGAAAAAAAATGGCCTCCGGTTCTTGAATTCAGAAAGGTACAGAAATTTGTAAAAAGTTCATTGATTCAGAACAGTAAAAAATTTAAAAACAGTTCATCGAATAGGAAAAAAtgtcatcgaatttgaaaaagttcatcgagtttaaaaatagttcatcgaatttgaaaaaatagttcatGAAGTTTGAAAGAGCTCATCGgacttgaaaaaaagttcaccacagttcaaaaaagttcattgaaattcaaaaaagttcatcgaaattcaaaaaagttcatcgaaattcaAAAACGTTCATCGAAATTCAAAAACGTTCATCGAataaaagttcaccgaatttgaaaaaagttcatcaaagttgaaaaaagttaattggattttataaaaagttcatcgattttacaAATTAGAAAGTTCacgaaaaagttcattgaattttaaaaaaagttcaacgaaattcaaaaatgttcatcgaataaaagttcaccgaatttgaaaaaagttcatcaaagttgaaaaaacttaattgaactttaaaaaaagttcatcgagtttatGAATTAGAAAGTTcacgaaaaaagttcattgaattttaaaaaaCATTCATCGAGGATTTTGAATAAAATAGTTCACTGTTTTTTTTAAATCATGCATTTtggaaaaagaataagaaaaaggaaacggggaaataaaaaataaaagaaaaataaaagtagATATAATAAAAGAAAAAGGATCTCACGAATCATAGCAAGGTAGCTGCGAAGTTGGCTAGCGTAGCTAAGGTAAAAGGCAGAGCGTGCTAGTTCGAGTGTCGCCGGCGGCAGTTTTTTGCAGTTCTGAAACAGAATAATAggataaatgggccggcccatcacgCAGGGAGGGGTATGCGCCCATTTGCGGAAACACCTAATTCGGGCGTTTAAGGCGCCGAATAGGGTTTGGCCAtgtttaccccccccccccttccccctatttTTGGGTTCTTTTCGGCCTATTTGGGctgttttgaagaactaataatgTATATAAAAATAACGGAAGAAAGTTAATGGGCCGTGTCCAGCCTCGCAGCCAAGacaccgaaatcactaattaaagagtactcgttgcaaagTTCACTCCAATTCCCGTAGTTGCGATAAGTGACGCACATACAGCGCGCAACTTGTCACGACCtgagagttttcctttttttcgtagatttgtttattcaaaacgttttatctctcaaactgtgcgtccaaatcttgaaccgttttcaccgttggattcctcgtgtcgagattttcaaaactagataccatgttgataggttttgacaaacttttttcatgaaaaaaaacggacgaaaagaccgaaccgggagcacgtgttttttcccttttcgaaaaggcacgcccgtgcctctcacgaaatcacaaccgtgcctctcgcggaagcaaaaccgtgactctcgtggaagaaaaaaagaagagaatatacgtttttttccgttttcgaggaggcacggccgtgactctggtgaaagcacaaccgtgactTTTGCGGAAGCAaacccgtgactctcgcgaaagaaaaaaaaatagaaaacacatttCCCCCCTTtctaagaggcacggccgtgactctcgtgaaagcataACCATgcttctcgcgaaagcaaaaccgtgactctcgcgaaagaaagaaaatagaaaacacgttttttttcgtttccgagaggcacgaccgtgactcttgcgaaagaaaaaaaatcgtgttttttttcgttttcgagaggcacggccgtgactctcacgaaagaaaaaccgtgtctctcgcggaagcaaaaccgtgactcacATGAAAgggaaaaacatgtttttttttgcaaatctttttttgttgaaaagctaaggaagaccagtGGAAAACCAAAATATCAAAAAAACCTGGAAAAAAACcagtttaaaaagccgaaaatgcgtgcaaaaaaaataaaaaaacaaaatccagagagaacgcccagagcgcgacacgtggcgaatggctgagagcgcgccaagtgtcGCTAATCGTTGTGAGGCTTccgaagaagcgctcgttaactaATTGCTCTCCCAAGACACGGCCCTAGGGTGGGTCACGTGCCGGCACAACCCAATTGTAAACATGTCGACCAGGCCCACCATGGACCGGGCATGTGGGCCATCAAGATAGCACGCTAGGACCGGCCCATTTGGCCATCTTTGTATCGGTTCCATTTAATGGTCGGGGCCTTTCGCACTGAAGAAAGTAGATGATACCCCGCGTGTTGCTATGGAAACATGTGGGAAAAAACtgtaataattttttttcttatgagATTTGATTGTTTTCAATTTGAAATGAGActaaagattagaaagattagaaatacATATCACTGATTATATTTTATTACTATATAGATGTAAAAATATATTTATCAAGTAATATTTCTTATACGTTGAGAGAAATAACGTATTGTTGTTGATAGTGGGATGTGTGCATGTTAAGTGACTTAGTATAGGCATGCATGCATGTTAAAAGAAATAAAGTAGTGgagttgatgatgtgacatgtgtGCATGTTAAAATAAATACAAGTTATGGGGATCAACTACTACTTAAGTATATAAGAATTTTTACAAGCGTTGTAATGTTTTTGTATGGAAACACTTCGGAATAGAAGGCTATCAAAATTTCAACAAACAAATATGTCACATATAAATTTTTATTGGATTTCTGTCAAGATGCAAGAGTTCATGGAAGTTTTTTTTGGCACTTTTGCATGCACATTTCTCCGAAGTTACTCTAAGAAAAGGCTAAGATCCATTTGGCTCGTACAGGTTAAAGCACCTTCAGCCAGCCCATATTCAAGGGCGCTGCTTTGTCTCGCTTATACCGAGAAAGAGCGCATGGGAGCTATATATCGCCGGTAGCAAGTCCTAAGTAAGGGCATGTACATCAGTTTAGACGCTTGTTGTCTGCAATGATTCTCCACGTCATCTGTAGACTGCGCTAAAAACACCTCATACAAATAGACGTCTTTCCTTACTATCGGTAACACCGTAAAATTAGTAAATTTCTTCATTATCTATGAGGTTAAATTCCATCCACCTCCGGCCGACCCCACCGCTACTACTCTCTAAAAAGGGCATTTGCCGTCTTTTGCAGACACACTCGATACAACGCTAGAAAGGCTGTCCGTAGTGACTGAGTTTCAAGCCCTGCAGATCGTCGTTAATTGTATCGATGGGCTCTTTCTTTCTCTTCAATTTCTCTCCCCCATGTCATCTAAAATCCTAGCTATAACCCCTTCTAGACAGCTGATTGTACAACGTTGTACATGCCCTAAGTCTCGACACTAGTGATAGGCAGATGGGCCGACACAGTACGGGTTTTGGGGAGTGATTTTTTCGGAGAGCTTTTGACCTTTTTTTTTCTGTGTGGTTTTTCGCCTTGTTTTTGTCTATGTGGTGGTTTTGACCAGTTTTTTGCGTGGTGTTTTTCAGGTTTTGACTGTTTTTCATGTGGTTCGTTTACCTATTTATTTTTGTCTGTCTTTCACCAATTATCTTTGATTTTTTGTGTTTCATCAagagttttttttagttttttttcgatttttttcttTTATCAACACATGTCTGCTTTTTTTTCAATACACATTGTACATGGTGGTTGCCTGCCTGTGCGTGGAAACCCCGGATCTGGAGCAGCGGCTCCATTGGCAAGGTACGACTAGCAGCTGTGCGGGCGCTGGATCTGGCGTCCCGGCCACGTGGGCGGCGGGATCTGGTGATCGTTGGCGGTCGGTGACGGCTTCCGCGGTGGCCGATGCACGCGATCTGGCGCATCCCCTCCTCCCCTGTTCGGCGTGCGGGCTAGCCTGGTCGGGTCGCGCTTCCTTGGGTCGCCGGTTCTGTACATGAGACGCTGGTGGTGGCGGGGATCTAATTCGAGCGAAATCCCTGGTCGGCCATGGCCGGCTGCGTCGACGGCGCGCCTAAGGGcgtcgttcccctccttggaggcgtcgatATGGACTGATCCCCTCACTTCTCCTTCCCCTAGGTCTCCagggcgaaagccctaactttgttgggaGGTGACGACGCTCACGGCagcgttcccttcttgaaggcgtcgctttgggaaccttggggctGGATGGCGCTTGTGTGTGAtgggtggcggcggtggtgcggtCCTATCCTAACATGTATCTGcgtccgttgcttggagatggactcgcgtaggtggaggtcgtcgtttggcgtcatggtggcgtcgatggcggaggcacctgccaaggttggcacctcaatctgctctgaagatggaccaatgacagatggcggcgacgacacatgtgagtgcatcggaccggtttgtgccccggacccggtatgtggctcggttgGGGTcttcggctttagatgttaggcttaagTGAGAGGTCTGGCTATTTGGCCCAACTTGCACCCCTTCACCATATGGATTGGAGTAGgggcagatgttgccaagatggcggattcaggcatattgttgtattactttgtaaggttcttaagaataatcaataaaattgccgcatgcatctcccagatgcagaggctgggggttccttctttttttttaaatacacattgtacatttttccaGTACACGCTGAACATATTTTAAatatgttatttatattttcttaaatACATTTTTTGAATATTCGTTGAACATTTTACAAATACATGCTGAGAAGGACACAAACCAGTCTTTAACTAGGTGAGCATTAATTTTACATTGTATATCTGTTTTATGAATTTCACAAACATATTTTTTGAAATGCACAAACATTTAAGAAAATGTCATGTACAATTTTGAATTAAGGTAATATTGATTTACATTGTATAATCATTATTTAAATTTTAAGAAATGTTTTTTTGGAAACATATGAACATTTTTATGTGCCTTTTTTGAATTccattttcaaaaatgttcacacc is from Triticum aestivum cultivar Chinese Spring chromosome 3A, IWGSC CS RefSeq v2.1, whole genome shotgun sequence and encodes:
- the LOC123058520 gene encoding nuclear pore complex protein NUP35 — protein: MASPSPSPPRRTPTTGGRQSPFFRDLARAIPSHRTSGSLDPSSTPPPPLFTLDDRLYAQDFSPDRSASNLLPVAPSPSPPTRASSASRPPSWDRSRGIPPGPCSLGDWLVEPARKEVLALPPPSPPPTRAANEEVRSPVIPLPAPPRTAPSASVTGADGEEWVTVFGFTARETNLVLREFGKCGVILRHCSGPRDGNWLHILYQHQYDARRALEKNGIQLFSGVAIGVKITDPAQLQMDEKMSESNYKGFMVSLPSKSSIQNAGASSNLGDLPRPYDPKAGRNINRDMGCSTGSVAMPAKSVLVKTMDLIFGI